In a single window of the Actinomycetota bacterium genome:
- a CDS encoding pyrophosphohydrolase → MDLAHLQDVIGQTYGERDRERGIPSTVAWLAEEIGELAQAVRKGGRAEQAHELSDVLAWVASLANQLDIDLATAVERYANGCPRCGKLPCACPL, encoded by the coding sequence ATGGACCTCGCCCACCTGCAGGACGTGATCGGGCAGACCTACGGCGAGCGCGACCGCGAGCGGGGCATTCCCTCCACCGTGGCCTGGCTGGCCGAGGAGATCGGTGAGCTGGCCCAAGCGGTGCGCAAGGGCGGCCGAGCCGAACAAGCGCACGAGCTGAGCGACGTGCTGGCGTGGGTGGCGTCGCTCGCGAACCAGCTCGACATCGACCTCGCGACGGCGGTCGAGCGCTACGCCAACGGGTGTCCCCGCTGCGGCAAGCTGCCCTGCGCCTGCCCACTCTGA
- a CDS encoding SigE family RNA polymerase sigma factor, whose amino-acid sequence MNAAVRRSVRCFLAASNLFAGCNVLVPSYDYVLVGEVKRDERSLEGVYRTSRLSLTRLAYLLVGDRSDAEDVVQAVFTAAAAHWDTIEEPLAYLRRAVVNRANEVHRRAFRAAPVVVARELPGEPAVDETWLFVQALPMAQRTVVVLRFYEDLRLNEIASLVGRSASTVRSDLRRALRKLKGLLA is encoded by the coding sequence GTGAACGCCGCAGTTCGGCGCTCCGTTCGTTGCTTCCTTGCCGCGAGCAATCTCTTCGCAGGGTGCAACGTTTTGGTGCCGTCGTACGACTATGTACTCGTGGGCGAGGTGAAGCGGGATGAGCGGAGTCTGGAGGGTGTATATCGCACGTCGCGTTTGAGCTTGACGCGGCTGGCGTATCTGCTCGTGGGTGACCGCAGCGACGCCGAAGATGTGGTGCAGGCGGTGTTCACCGCCGCCGCGGCCCACTGGGACACGATCGAGGAGCCGTTGGCGTATCTCCGCCGAGCAGTTGTCAATCGCGCCAACGAGGTTCATCGGCGGGCGTTCCGCGCGGCACCGGTGGTCGTGGCTCGTGAGTTGCCCGGCGAGCCTGCGGTGGATGAGACGTGGCTGTTCGTGCAGGCGTTGCCGATGGCGCAACGCACGGTCGTGGTGTTGCGCTTCTATGAGGATCTTCGTCTGAACGAGATCGCGTCGCTTGTCGGGCGTTCGGCGAGCACGGTGCGTTCGGATTTGCGGCGGGCGCTGAGGAAGTTGAAGGGGTTGTTGGCATGA
- a CDS encoding exo-alpha-sialidase, whose product MNEFDDLDRLERECGPVLRVALRRVAEEIPVDTSAWQPGPTVRFLNGEHAPLDEREAHTTSAGDPPREWFPRRRWMQVAAATIVAFAIGLLALIRDQGPDSVQPGAFSESVFAMTSPSAEEEAQATNDDLYRDGDVGTQVSATGNSVSLRTCRDSASATCGTDWAYVTVVAGGGEVHGGLLGEASPVNLHLQLLDDRYFVASESSPDAQAPARAWLIDAVSGRAGSLRWRDVPTTLNSPEQRLLLCGESYSSLATHCAVFRGPDAADGGWQFAPSDAGLAKVVNIRDGTIRPLAMPDSAVAGLPVAQHGSGRIWIGTDPDDDRLGLAYSDDGGATWNEVALPEQVSATSEELTTSLLPYGDDLLEIAADGDRVAVAESWEGDDNTVYVSNNAGTTWTTAASEPTGNGVHLYVLADRRLVVMGSMDPYPSQVLASTGSDWTELESVSVEFAAEPGSLTDLRFSVNRAGVAMIHSYIDEADSSTLDTIDFSTDLTNWSTIQIRNP is encoded by the coding sequence ATGAACGAGTTCGATGACCTCGATCGACTGGAGCGGGAGTGCGGGCCGGTGCTACGCGTCGCCCTGCGCCGAGTTGCCGAGGAGATTCCAGTCGACACGTCAGCGTGGCAGCCTGGGCCAACCGTCCGGTTCCTCAACGGTGAGCACGCCCCCCTCGACGAGCGCGAGGCGCACACGACGTCGGCAGGTGATCCTCCCCGCGAGTGGTTTCCGCGACGGCGGTGGATGCAGGTGGCCGCGGCCACGATCGTCGCGTTCGCGATCGGGCTACTGGCGCTAATCCGCGACCAAGGCCCGGACAGCGTCCAACCCGGCGCGTTCAGCGAGTCAGTGTTCGCGATGACCAGCCCGTCCGCCGAGGAGGAGGCGCAGGCGACCAACGACGACCTGTACCGGGACGGCGACGTTGGGACGCAGGTCTCGGCGACGGGCAACTCCGTTTCGTTGCGCACGTGCCGGGACTCGGCTTCCGCCACGTGCGGCACCGACTGGGCGTACGTGACCGTGGTTGCCGGTGGTGGCGAGGTGCACGGCGGGCTGTTGGGTGAAGCGAGCCCGGTCAATCTGCATCTTCAGCTGCTCGATGATCGCTACTTCGTGGCGTCGGAGAGCTCACCCGACGCGCAGGCGCCGGCGAGGGCATGGCTCATTGATGCGGTTTCGGGACGAGCAGGGTCTCTCAGATGGCGCGACGTGCCGACGACCTTGAACTCGCCAGAGCAGCGGTTGCTGCTGTGCGGGGAGTCGTACAGCTCGCTCGCCACGCACTGCGCAGTCTTTCGCGGTCCCGACGCCGCCGACGGGGGATGGCAATTCGCGCCGAGCGACGCCGGCTTGGCGAAGGTGGTCAACATTCGTGACGGCACGATCCGGCCATTGGCGATGCCCGACAGTGCAGTCGCCGGTCTTCCCGTCGCCCAGCACGGCTCCGGGCGGATCTGGATCGGGACCGACCCCGACGACGACCGGCTCGGACTTGCGTACAGCGACGACGGGGGCGCGACCTGGAACGAGGTCGCACTCCCAGAACAGGTGAGCGCCACCAGCGAGGAGTTGACGACGAGCCTCCTTCCCTACGGAGACGATCTGTTGGAGATCGCAGCCGACGGCGACCGCGTCGCAGTGGCCGAGTCATGGGAAGGCGACGACAACACCGTCTACGTCTCGAACAACGCAGGAACCACCTGGACGACCGCAGCCTCCGAACCAACCGGCAACGGTGTACACCTGTACGTCCTCGCCGACCGACGCCTGGTTGTGATGGGATCGATGGATCCCTACCCAAGCCAAGTACTGGCGTCGACGGGCTCGGACTGGACCGAACTCGAGAGCGTCAGTGTCGAGTTCGCTGCCGAACCCGGCTCGCTCACGGATCTGCGCTTCAGCGTCAACCGCGCCGGCGTCGCCATGATCCACTCTTACATAGACGAGGCCGACAGCTCCACGCTCGACACGATCGACTTCAGCACCGACCTGACGAACTGGTCGACCATCCAGATCCGCAACCCCTGA
- a CDS encoding response regulator transcription factor: MHVLLAADADWLIDEVVAALSGPDTSFVVCREGRLVSGIVAERTPDLAVLDLQIGSMGGMAVTMSLRLDESAGTAPYVPVLILLDRHADVNLARRSDADGWLVKPLDPLRLKRAALTVAAGDTFFEGPHFAGPNQEASGERSGQEGSGEEGSGAPAVEEEPAPAG, translated from the coding sequence GTGCACGTGCTTCTCGCCGCCGACGCCGACTGGCTGATCGACGAGGTCGTCGCGGCCCTGAGCGGGCCCGACACCTCGTTCGTCGTGTGCCGGGAGGGCCGTCTCGTGTCCGGGATCGTGGCCGAGCGGACACCCGATCTCGCCGTGCTCGATCTCCAGATCGGCTCGATGGGCGGCATGGCGGTGACGATGTCGTTGCGCCTCGACGAGAGCGCCGGGACGGCGCCCTACGTGCCGGTGCTGATCCTGCTCGACCGCCATGCCGACGTGAACCTGGCCCGGCGTTCCGACGCCGACGGCTGGCTGGTCAAGCCACTCGACCCGCTACGCCTGAAGCGGGCGGCACTCACCGTCGCCGCCGGCGACACGTTCTTCGAGGGACCCCACTTCGCCGGACCCAACCAGGAAGCATCCGGTGAGAGATCCGGCCAGGAAGGATCCGGCGAGGAAGGATCCGGTGCGCCCGCCGTCGAGGAGGAACCGGCCCCGGCCGGGTAG
- a CDS encoding ArsA family ATPase, whose translation MTARPARLVDVVDRTSVLVCCGSGGVGKTTTAAAIGFDAALRGRRAVVVTIDPAKRLADALGLGGGLTNDPAPIDAVSSPGGELWAMMLDTRTTFDALVRRHAADDEQAERILANPFYRNIAGALSGTQEYMAAEKLYELHADERFDLVVVDTPPTRNALDFLDAPGRLTRFLDHRLYRWLMAPARGGMRVLNVAAQPVLRTIGKIIGGEVLADAIAFFQAFDGMEAGFRDRADQVMALLHSEETAYVIVASARHDTVEEAVFFARKLADDGPGVSAVVLNRLQPSFGEGSSISAAEAAAEAGARGELDLAALWSNLAELRLQAEREAATIVELLEVADEAPIARVPLRADDVHDLDGIASVAADLFG comes from the coding sequence ATGACGGCCCGGCCCGCGCGCCTGGTCGACGTCGTCGACCGCACGTCCGTGCTCGTCTGCTGCGGCTCGGGCGGCGTCGGCAAGACCACCACCGCGGCGGCGATCGGCTTCGATGCCGCCCTCCGCGGCCGTCGGGCGGTGGTGGTGACGATCGACCCCGCGAAGCGCCTCGCGGATGCGCTCGGGCTGGGCGGGGGCCTGACCAACGATCCCGCGCCGATCGATGCCGTCTCGTCGCCGGGCGGCGAGCTGTGGGCGATGATGCTCGACACGCGCACCACCTTCGACGCGCTCGTGCGCCGCCACGCCGCGGACGACGAGCAGGCCGAACGCATCCTCGCCAACCCCTTCTACCGCAACATCGCCGGCGCGCTGAGCGGCACTCAGGAGTACATGGCGGCGGAGAAGCTGTACGAGCTGCACGCCGACGAGCGCTTCGACCTCGTCGTCGTCGACACCCCGCCGACCAGGAACGCGCTCGACTTCCTCGACGCCCCCGGCCGCCTCACCCGGTTCCTCGACCACCGGCTCTACCGCTGGCTGATGGCACCCGCCCGCGGGGGGATGAGGGTGTTGAACGTCGCCGCGCAGCCCGTGCTGCGCACGATCGGCAAGATCATTGGCGGCGAGGTGCTCGCCGACGCGATCGCCTTCTTCCAGGCGTTCGACGGGATGGAGGCCGGGTTTCGTGATCGGGCCGACCAGGTGATGGCGCTCCTCCACTCGGAGGAGACCGCGTACGTGATCGTCGCCTCGGCCCGCCACGACACCGTCGAAGAAGCCGTCTTCTTCGCCCGCAAGCTCGCCGACGACGGCCCCGGGGTGTCGGCGGTGGTCCTGAACCGCCTGCAGCCCTCGTTCGGCGAAGGTTCCTCGATCTCGGCCGCCGAGGCCGCGGCCGAGGCCGGCGCCCGAGGTGAGCTCGACCTGGCCGCGCTGTGGTCGAACCTCGCCGAGCTGCGCCTGCAGGCAGAGCGGGAGGCGGCGACGATCGTCGAGCTGCTCGAGGTCGCCGACGAGGCGCCCATCGCGCGCGTGCCCCTGCGTGCTGACGACGTGCACGATCTCGACGGCATCGCCTCCGTCGCCGCAGACCTGTTCGGGTAA
- a CDS encoding AAA family ATPase — MDPQQFFTTSRVVVVAGKGGVGKTTVSAVLARAAGDAGLRVLVVELEDKPGIAALLGGEGLLPYEDVVLAEGLGPSGSGRVSGRTITPSDALADYLTSHGLKRLSKRLVTSGVIDVVSTAAPGIDDILVLGKLKQLEREIETEGLFDLVVVDGPAAGHAITFLQSARGLLDAVRVGPIRTQARDVLEMLSDPARCQVLLVTLPEATPVNELIETAYALEDRIGVQLGPVVVNAQDVGDLLPDPRTVDGLPEGDDGAALAAAASFRTQRRAMHAEEIARLARELPLAQLKLPLVPTAGLDADDVAALAMRLSAAVGSLAP, encoded by the coding sequence GTGGACCCACAGCAGTTCTTCACCACCTCGCGCGTGGTGGTGGTGGCCGGCAAGGGCGGTGTCGGCAAGACAACCGTATCGGCCGTGCTGGCGCGCGCAGCAGGCGATGCGGGATTGCGGGTGCTCGTCGTGGAACTGGAGGACAAGCCCGGCATCGCCGCGTTGCTCGGCGGAGAGGGCCTGCTGCCGTACGAGGACGTCGTGCTCGCCGAGGGTCTCGGCCCGTCGGGCAGCGGGCGGGTGAGCGGGCGCACGATCACCCCCTCCGACGCCCTCGCCGACTACCTGACCTCGCACGGGCTGAAGCGTCTGTCGAAGCGCCTGGTGACGAGCGGGGTGATCGACGTCGTCAGCACCGCGGCCCCCGGGATCGACGACATCTTGGTGCTCGGCAAGCTGAAGCAGCTCGAACGGGAGATCGAGACCGAGGGCCTGTTCGACCTCGTCGTCGTCGACGGGCCGGCGGCCGGTCACGCGATCACCTTCTTGCAGTCGGCGCGGGGCCTGCTCGACGCCGTACGCGTCGGGCCCATCCGCACCCAGGCCCGAGACGTGCTCGAGATGCTGAGCGACCCCGCCCGCTGCCAGGTGCTGCTCGTGACCTTGCCGGAGGCCACGCCGGTCAACGAGCTGATCGAGACCGCCTACGCGCTGGAGGATCGCATCGGGGTGCAGCTCGGCCCCGTCGTCGTCAACGCGCAAGATGTGGGCGACCTGCTCCCCGATCCGCGCACCGTTGACGGCCTGCCCGAGGGCGACGACGGCGCGGCGCTGGCCGCGGCGGCGTCCTTTCGCACGCAGCGGCGGGCGATGCACGCCGAGGAGATCGCCCGCCTCGCTCGTGAGCTGCCGCTCGCGCAGCTCAAGCTGCCGCTCGTCCCTACGGCCGGCCTCGACGCCGACGACGTCGCGGCACTGGCCATGCGATTGAGCGCCGCCGTGGGGTCGCTCGCGCCATGA
- a CDS encoding alpha/beta fold hydrolase — translation MSEAIVSRRTWVEGRPAAYSTAGSGPPVLLLHGWALNDRAYREVIDAIATQGAHVYAPALPGFGGTGDLPRAQFSIEGYARWVASFVAALEIDEPLVVVGHSFGGGVAIRYAHGAADHVRALVLVNSVGGSAWGSGGTVRSIAERPLWDWGLHFPADVFPVRQATRVLPVLAEGIVPNLMRNPRAIVRVAGLARRADLRQQVEELRDRDLPITILWGKRDGVIPRESFEALCVAAGVEGTELEGSHSWLLADPGRLGEVITNSLAVARLAEKLSDESPPAESPDDGAKAERPAKRRSPLRLRTLVGRRSA, via the coding sequence ATGAGCGAGGCCATCGTGAGCCGACGTACTTGGGTGGAAGGACGTCCCGCGGCGTACTCGACCGCCGGCTCGGGGCCGCCCGTGCTGCTGCTGCACGGCTGGGCGTTGAACGACCGCGCCTACCGAGAGGTGATCGACGCCATCGCGACGCAGGGGGCACATGTGTACGCCCCCGCTCTGCCCGGCTTCGGCGGTACCGGTGACCTGCCCCGCGCCCAGTTCTCGATCGAGGGCTACGCCCGCTGGGTGGCGAGCTTCGTCGCCGCCCTGGAGATCGACGAACCCCTCGTCGTCGTCGGGCACAGCTTCGGTGGTGGAGTGGCCATCCGCTACGCCCACGGCGCGGCCGACCACGTGCGGGCGCTGGTGCTCGTCAACTCCGTCGGCGGCTCTGCGTGGGGCAGCGGCGGCACCGTGCGCTCCATCGCCGAGCGCCCGCTGTGGGACTGGGGCCTGCACTTCCCGGCCGACGTGTTCCCCGTGCGCCAGGCGACGAGGGTGCTGCCGGTCCTGGCAGAGGGGATCGTTCCCAACCTGATGCGCAACCCGCGCGCGATCGTGCGTGTGGCCGGCCTCGCCCGGCGGGCCGACCTGCGCCAGCAGGTCGAGGAGCTGCGCGATCGGGACCTGCCGATCACCATCTTGTGGGGCAAGCGCGACGGCGTGATCCCGCGGGAGAGCTTCGAGGCGCTCTGCGTGGCTGCCGGTGTCGAGGGCACCGAGCTGGAGGGCAGCCACTCGTGGCTGCTCGCCGACCCCGGCCGCCTCGGTGAGGTGATCACCAACAGCCTCGCCGTCGCCCGCCTGGCCGAGAAGCTGAGCGACGAATCGCCGCCGGCCGAGAGCCCTGACGACGGAGCGAAGGCAGAGCGGCCCGCCAAGCGACGCTCACCCTTGCGTCTGCGCACCCTCGTCGGGCGGCGCAGCGCCTGA
- the selB gene encoding selenocysteine-specific translation elongation factor has protein sequence MRIVATAGHVDHGKSSLVRALTGTDPDRLAEEKRRGLTIDLGFANTTLPSGAGISFVDVPGHTRFLRNMLAGVGAVDACLFVVAATEAWKPQSEEHLRILELLGITHGVVALTKADLVDDEWLQLAELDVRDHLAGTFLAEAPVVAVSATTGAGLTELVGALDALVASTPAAVDLGRARLWVDRAFVSRGSGTVVTGTLTRGGLTTDDQVVVGPGRRRARIRAIQTLGVDVERIGPGNRVALNLSGVELADIHRGDAVVHPGRWHQSARVDASLTVLAALGHEVSRKGAYAAYVGSGELSVRLRVLGAETAIAPGTEGLVRLHLAHPLPLLPGDRFVLRESGREETVGGGEVLDVAPVLAASKASPDRRVERVVAERGWIAADELELLTGERRAPDVGRWVAAPGALAAETSKLTTRIRDAGPLGLELATLEDRARAVLATMPDVAVDRGFARPAEAVDPLADHPVLALLARYGCSPPDADAIAGVDRATLRQLVRRGLLVDRDGVVFHPDAIDTAAQTAARLLAEHPSGFTVSHLREALGVTRKHALPLAAELDARGLTRRRDDRRVAGPRLSTWDDGERGE, from the coding sequence GTGAGGATCGTCGCCACCGCCGGTCACGTCGACCACGGCAAGTCGTCGCTCGTCCGCGCGCTGACGGGCACCGACCCCGACCGCCTGGCCGAGGAGAAGCGCCGCGGCTTGACGATCGACCTCGGCTTCGCCAACACGACCCTGCCTTCGGGCGCCGGGATCAGCTTCGTCGACGTACCCGGCCACACCCGGTTCCTGCGCAACATGTTGGCCGGGGTCGGCGCGGTGGACGCGTGCTTGTTCGTGGTCGCCGCCACCGAGGCGTGGAAGCCCCAGTCCGAGGAGCACCTGCGCATCCTGGAGCTGCTCGGCATCACCCACGGGGTGGTCGCGCTCACGAAGGCCGACCTCGTCGACGACGAGTGGCTGCAGCTCGCCGAGCTCGACGTGCGTGACCACCTGGCCGGCACGTTCCTCGCCGAGGCTCCGGTCGTGGCGGTGTCGGCCACCACCGGTGCCGGCCTGACCGAGCTGGTCGGCGCCCTCGACGCACTGGTCGCGTCCACGCCCGCCGCCGTCGACCTCGGCCGCGCCCGGCTCTGGGTGGACAGGGCGTTCGTCTCGCGAGGCAGCGGCACCGTCGTCACCGGCACCTTGACGCGCGGCGGGCTCACCACCGACGACCAGGTCGTCGTCGGCCCCGGCCGGCGCCGCGCCCGCATCCGCGCGATCCAGACGCTCGGTGTGGACGTCGAGCGGATCGGGCCCGGCAACCGGGTGGCGCTCAACCTGTCCGGTGTCGAGCTCGCCGACATACACCGCGGCGATGCCGTCGTGCACCCCGGCCGGTGGCACCAGAGCGCCCGGGTCGATGCCTCGCTCACCGTGCTCGCCGCGCTCGGCCACGAGGTCAGCCGCAAAGGCGCGTACGCGGCATACGTCGGCTCGGGCGAGCTGTCGGTGCGCCTTCGCGTGCTCGGCGCCGAGACGGCGATCGCCCCCGGCACCGAAGGGCTGGTGCGGCTGCACCTCGCTCACCCTCTGCCACTGCTGCCCGGCGACCGGTTCGTGCTGCGCGAGAGCGGGCGGGAAGAGACCGTCGGCGGCGGTGAGGTGCTCGACGTGGCCCCGGTCCTCGCGGCGTCGAAGGCGAGCCCCGACCGCCGCGTGGAGCGCGTGGTGGCCGAGCGCGGCTGGATCGCAGCCGACGAGCTCGAGCTGCTCACCGGCGAGCGGCGCGCGCCCGACGTCGGCCGCTGGGTCGCCGCTCCGGGAGCGCTCGCGGCCGAGACGAGCAAGTTGACGACCCGCATCCGCGACGCCGGCCCGCTCGGTCTGGAGCTCGCCACGCTCGAGGACCGCGCCCGGGCGGTGCTCGCGACGATGCCAGACGTGGCCGTCGACCGCGGCTTCGCCCGCCCGGCGGAAGCTGTCGATCCCCTCGCCGACCATCCCGTCCTGGCGCTGCTCGCGAGGTACGGATGCAGCCCTCCCGACGCCGACGCGATCGCCGGCGTCGACCGGGCGACGTTGCGCCAACTGGTCCGGCGCGGCCTGCTCGTCGATCGTGACGGAGTGGTGTTCCACCCCGACGCGATCGACACCGCCGCGCAGACCGCGGCCCGGCTGCTCGCCGAGCACCCGAGCGGGTTCACGGTGTCGCACCTGCGCGAGGCGCTCGGGGTGACCCGCAAGCACGCCCTTCCCCTCGCCGCCGAGCTCGACGCCCGCGGCCTGACCCGCCGCCGCGACGACCGCCGGGTGGCCGGCCCACGCCTTTCCACCTGGGACGATGGCGAGCGGGGCGAGTGA
- the selA gene encoding L-seryl-tRNA(Sec) selenium transferase, which produces MTGNGGSARTGRPPSVDALARSLSPTGLPHPILVEIARDAIARGAPDVHAHAAELAAEFARTLLGPVVNATGVLLHTNLGRAPFAPKRDGGPDRPLNLELDLDTGERGSRQRGVGRLLATLVGAEAALVVNNNAAAVLLVLSALAAGRDVPVSRGESVEIGGGFRVPEVMQQSGARLVDVGTTNRTRLADYRAALASPGNDVALVLKVHPSNYRVEGFVETVTVAELATLAVAVVADIGSGLIDAACPWLDGGPPAFLRGEPAARQTLADGAALVTFSGDKLFGGPQAGVIAGRADLVDLCARHPLARALRPGGIVLAGLQEVALSYLRRDAGSELAFWRMVTAGEAELRERAERIVAQAGVGEVTATEALPGAGSAPGATLASFGVCLAGDHLRALRCCPVPVIARVHDDRTLLDVRSVDPADDELLVEALRTVAPAPNAP; this is translated from the coding sequence GTGACCGGGAACGGGGGATCGGCACGCACCGGACGCCCGCCGTCGGTCGACGCCCTGGCCAGGTCGCTCTCCCCCACAGGGCTGCCCCACCCGATCCTCGTCGAGATCGCCCGCGACGCGATCGCGCGTGGTGCGCCCGACGTGCACGCCCACGCGGCGGAGCTGGCGGCTGAGTTCGCCCGCACGCTCCTCGGCCCGGTCGTCAACGCGACGGGGGTGCTGCTGCACACGAACCTCGGCCGGGCGCCGTTCGCACCGAAGCGCGATGGCGGCCCTGATCGTCCCCTCAACCTGGAGCTCGACCTGGACACGGGTGAGCGCGGCAGCCGCCAGCGTGGTGTCGGCAGGCTGCTCGCCACCCTCGTCGGGGCCGAGGCGGCGCTCGTCGTCAACAACAACGCGGCCGCGGTGCTGCTCGTGCTCAGTGCTCTCGCCGCCGGTCGTGACGTGCCGGTCAGCCGCGGGGAGAGCGTCGAGATCGGCGGAGGGTTCCGGGTGCCCGAGGTGATGCAGCAGTCCGGCGCCCGCCTCGTCGACGTCGGCACCACCAACCGCACCCGCCTCGCGGACTACCGCGCCGCGCTCGCCTCGCCGGGCAACGACGTCGCGTTGGTGCTGAAGGTGCATCCCTCGAACTACCGCGTCGAGGGCTTCGTCGAGACGGTCACCGTGGCCGAGCTGGCCACGCTCGCCGTGGCCGTCGTGGCCGACATCGGCTCGGGCCTGATCGACGCCGCCTGCCCGTGGCTCGACGGCGGGCCGCCCGCGTTCTTGCGCGGCGAGCCCGCTGCCCGCCAGACGCTCGCCGACGGCGCGGCGCTCGTCACCTTCAGCGGCGACAAGCTGTTCGGCGGTCCTCAGGCCGGCGTCATCGCCGGCCGGGCCGACCTCGTCGATCTGTGCGCCCGCCACCCTCTCGCGCGGGCGTTGCGGCCGGGGGGCATCGTGCTCGCCGGCCTCCAGGAGGTGGCGCTGTCGTACCTGCGGCGCGACGCCGGGTCGGAGCTCGCGTTCTGGCGCATGGTCACCGCCGGCGAAGCCGAGCTGCGGGAACGAGCCGAGCGCATCGTCGCGCAGGCCGGGGTGGGTGAGGTCACCGCCACCGAGGCCCTGCCTGGCGCCGGTTCTGCACCGGGCGCGACCCTCGCCTCTTTCGGGGTCTGCCTCGCTGGCGACCACCTCCGTGCCCTCCGCTGCTGTCCCGTGCCGGTCATCGCGCGGGTCCACGACGACCGCACCCTGCTCGACGTGCGCAGCGTCGACCCCGCCGACGACGAACTCCTGGTCGAGGCGCTGCGCACGGTCGCGCCGGCACCGAACGCGCCGTGA
- a CDS encoding FxsA family protein, with translation MVLAVLVLILLPMLEVYVIVQVGAQIGFWNTLGAMILVGLVGSWLVRRQGSRAWRRFNEQVAKGEKPTREIADGLCLILAGILLILPGFVSDILGLALLLPPTRALLRGVIVRRAEGAVAAGRMQVVTARYDRDGVQETTAREVRGELEP, from the coding sequence ATGGTGCTCGCGGTACTCGTGCTGATCCTGCTGCCGATGCTCGAGGTGTACGTGATCGTGCAGGTCGGCGCGCAGATCGGGTTCTGGAACACGCTCGGGGCGATGATCCTCGTCGGTCTCGTCGGGTCTTGGCTCGTCCGGCGCCAGGGCTCGCGCGCCTGGAGGCGCTTCAACGAGCAGGTCGCGAAGGGGGAGAAGCCCACCAGGGAGATCGCCGACGGGCTGTGCCTGATCCTGGCCGGCATCTTGTTGATCCTGCCCGGCTTCGTGAGCGACATCCTCGGACTCGCTCTGCTGCTCCCGCCCACCCGAGCGCTGCTGCGGGGAGTGATCGTTCGCCGGGCCGAGGGTGCGGTGGCGGCCGGCAGGATGCAGGTGGTCACCGCGCGCTACGACCGCGACGGGGTGCAAGAGACGACTGCGCGAGAAGTGCGCGGCGAGCTAGAGCCCTAG